The following DNA comes from Kitasatospora sp. NBC_01287.
GTCGCGGGGGAGGTACCCGCCATACGGGCGACGTCGATGACCTTGACGTCCCGGTACGGCGACGTGCTGAGCATCTCGCGGAGGCAGTCGAGCAGCTTCTGCCGCGTCTCCTGTCCGCGTCGCCCGGCGACGCGACCGTCGACGGTGCGAACTTGTCCTGTCATGCCGTCAGCTTACCGCGCACCGATCATGGCGCGATTCGGTGATGCGACTATTAGTCCGCTCGGGCGGGTATTGAGGGCCGGGATAGCGATATTCGAAGCCCCCCCGTGTGCTGATGGCGGCACAGAGTGACGGCCAGTGGGCTGAAGGGCCCTCGGGTCGCTCTGCGTAGTGTTGTGCGTGAATGCGGTGACGTCCGAGGCGTCGTCAGATCCGCTGGCCGGACATGGATTCGACGGGACGTCGGCCTCGGAGGGGGCCACGGCGGCCGGAACCCGACGGTGCGGTGCGACACGGCCGTGGAACCGGTGCGGGTGGAGATTGGCTCAGGGGGCGGGTGCGTTGGAGAATCAGCTCCGGCCCCCGACCGGGTGGCGTGCGGACGGGGAGGTGGCAGCCGAGTGGACCAGCTGACGGCGCAGGATCCGAGACGGATCGGGCCCTTCGAGGTGCTCGGGCGCCTCGGCGCCGGTGGGATGGGGCTGGTGTACCTGGCGAGGTCGGCCTCCGGCCGGCGGGTGGCGATCAAGACGGTGCGCGGCGAGCTGGCCGAGGACGAGTTGTTCCGGGTCCGGTTCGCCCGCGAGATCGCGGCGGCCAAGACGGTCGGCGGCTTCTACACCGCGGCCGTGGTCGAAGCCGACGCGGACGCCCGGGTGCCGTGGCTGGCCACCGCCTACGTGCCCGCGCCCTCGCTGGAGGACCTGGTCGGCGACTGCGGGCCGCTGCCGGTGGACGCGGTGCGCTGGCTGGTCGCCGGCATCGCCGAGGCCCTGCAGTCCATCCACGCCGCCGGGCTGGTGCACCGTGACCTCAAGCCGTCCAACGTGCTGGTGGTCGAGGACGGCCCGCGGGTGATCGACTTCGGCATCGCGGCCGGCGTCTCGCACACCCGGCTCACCATGACCAACGTGGCCGTGGGCACGCCCGCGTACATGTCGCCGGAGCAGGCCAAGGACAGCCGCAGCGTCACCGGGGCGAGCGACGTCTTCTCGCTCGGCTCGCTGCTGGTCTTCTGCGCCACCGGGCACGCGCCCTACCGGGGCGGCAACCCGGTGGAGACGGTCTTCAAGCTGCTGCGCGAGCAGCCGGACCTGTCCGGGCTGCCGGTGGAGCTGGTCGACCTGGTGCGGGCCTGCATGCGGCCCTCGCCCGAGCACCGGCCCACCCCCGCGCAGATCCAGGCGGAGCTGGCCCCGCACCTCTTCTCCCGCGACGACGCGGGGGAGGAGGGCGGCGACTGGCTGCCGCCGAACGCGCTGGAGCTGATCGAGCGCAAGCGGCGCGGGCGCAACCTGCCCGGGTCCCGGGGCGCGGCGGCGCAGGCCGTGCCCGCAGGGCCGGTGGCCGCGCCCGCGGTGCCGCCGCTGCCGCCGGGCCCGCCGCCGGTGCCCGAGCCCTACCGGGCGGCCCGCCAGGGCCAGGGCGCCCCCGCGGTGCCCGAGGGGCACTGGGGGCCGCCGCCCGCACGGCCGGCCCGGCCTGAGGCGGTGGACCCGCGGACCGGCGCGCTGGGCCCGCTGGGGCAGGCGGCGGTCGCCCAGGCGGCGGCCGGGCAGGGGGAGCAGGGCCGCTCGGCCACGGCCCGGCTCGGGTCCGGGGCTGGTGCCGGAGCCGGCGCCGCGGCGGAGAGCGAGGCGGCGACCGCCAAGATCGGCGCGGCCCGCCGGCACCGTCGCGAGCCGGCCCAGGAGATCCAGCTCTCCGGCGCCTCGGTGCGGATAGGGCCGGGGCCGCAGGCGCACGGGGTGGAGCAGGAGCGGCCCGCCACCGGGCCCACACCCGCCGAGACGGACTGGGTGCGCCGCTCGGGCGGCAGCACCGCGGCGCCGCTCGCCGGGCCGGCCCAGGCCGGCGCGGGCGCGGCGGGCAGCTCGCCCACCGGGGCCGAGCAGTCGGCGCAGGGCCGCTGGCGGCCGTGGCGGTTCCGGATGTCCAACGACGTCTGGGGCACGCCGCTGGTCGCCGACGGCACCCTGTTCGTCTCCAGCTTCGAGGTGCACGCGCTCGACATCGCCTCGGGCCGGCGCCGCTACAAGACCCGCGACGTGGCCTGGGCGGTCGCGGTGGACGCGGGCCGGCTGCACGCCGCCGACGGCCCGCACCTCTACACCGTGGACGTGGCCGACGGCACCGAGCGCTGGCGCACCTCGCTGGACGGCTGGGTCTACTCGCTGGACGCCGCCGACGGGGTGCTCTGCTGCGGGCTGCGCGGCGGCGGGGTGCAGGTGCGCTCCAGTGCCAACGGCGCGGAGCTGTGGCGGGTCGAGGACGCCCAGCAGGACTACGAGAACCCGCAGTCGGGCCCGGCGCTGGTGGCCGGCTCGGTCTACTACTACGGCGGCGGACGGCTGCGCTGCGTGGACGCCCGGGGCGGGCTGCCGCGCTGGACCTTCCCGGTGGGCGAGGACGTGCCCTCGCGGCCCGCGGTGCGCGACGGCCTGGTCTACGTCACCGCGGGCACCTCGGTGTACGCGCTGGACGCGGTCAGCGGGGCGCGGCGCTGGCGCTTCGAGGCGCCGGTGGTGCTCTTCACCCCGCCGACGCTGGACGACGCGGCCACGCCGTCGGTCTACGTCGCCGACTACCTGGGCACCCTCTACGCCCTGGACGGCGCCAGCGGGCGGGTCCGCTGGCAGGGGCGCACCGCGAGCCGGCAGGGCGCCGAGCCGGTGGTGCTGGCCGGGCGCACCGCGCTGATCGCCAGCGGGGAGACGCTCTTCGCCTTCGACACCGCGAGCGGACGGGAGTTGTGGCGCTACGCGGCGCGCGGCGAGATCGTCGGGGCCCCCGCGGCCGCGGACGGGCTGGTGCACCTGGGCAGCCGGGACCACTCGCTGCACACCGTGGACCTGGCCACCGGGCGGCTGCGCTGGGAGCTGGGCACCAAGGGCGAGCTGACGGGCTCTCCGGTGGCGGTGGGCGGCAAGGTCTTCGTGAGCAGCAAGGACCGCTGCGTCTACGCGCTGGACGCGGTCTACGGGACGGCGGTGCCCGAGCAGCGCTGAGCGCGGCCGGGGCGCCGGTGGGGCGGCGCGCCGATAGCGGGGATCCGGACATTTCGGTGAAATGCTGGCAAAACTCGACGGCAGTCGGGCAGCAGTCCCGCATGTTCGGAACCGGAGGCAGCCCAGGTGCACCCCTCGAAGGACAACACCCGCCCGTTCCCGTCCGGCCCGCGGCCCACCGGACCCCGGGCCGCCGGCGCCAGGCTGGTGCTGCCGGGCGCGCTGGCGCTCTGCTCGGCGCTGGCGCTCAGCGGCTGCACCAGCGGCTCGTCCTCCTCGGCCTCGGCCGCCGGCTCCTCCGGCGCGACCGCCACGCCCTCGGTGACCAACCAGCTGCAGGACGACTACGAGAAGGTGATCGCCGACGTGCTGCCCTCGGTGGTGCAGATCACCACCGGCTCCGGGCTCGGCTCGGGGATCGTCTACGACGACAAGGGCGACATCGTCACCAACGCGCACGTGGTGGGCAGCGCGACCACCTTCCAGGTGAGCCTGGCCAACAGCACCTCGCAGCTGGCCGCGACGCTGGTCGGCAGCTACCCGGACGACGACCTCGCGGTGGTCAGGCTGAGCAGCCCGCCCGGCGGCCTGCGCCCGGCGGTCTTCGGGGACAGCGGCAAGGTGGAGGTCGGGCAGATCACCCTGGCGATGGGCAGTCCGCTGGGGCTCTCCAGCAGCGTGACCCAGGGCATCGTCTCGGCCACCGGGCGGACCGTCACCGAACCGCAGGGCGGCGGCTCGCCGGGCGCGACCATCGGCAACATGGTGCAGACCTCGGCCGCGATCAACCCGGGCAACAGCGGCGGCGCGCTGGTCAATCTCTCCGGCCAGGTGATCGGCATCAACACGCTGGCCGCCGTCGACCCCGAGCTGAACGGCGGCGCCGCCACCGGGATCGGCTTCGCGATCCCGAGTGCCACCATCACCAACATCGCCGACCAGCTGATCAGCAGCGGCAAGGTGACCAACTCGGGCCGGGCGGCGCTCGGCGTCACGGTGCAGCCCTACTACGGCGGCACCTACCAGCCGGCCGGGGTGGCGATCGTCAGCGTGAGCGCGGGCGGTCCGGCCGCCGCGGCCGGGCTGCAGGCGGGTGACGTGATCACCCAGATCGGCAGCACCCAGATCACCACGGTCAACTCGCTGACCACCGCGCTGGCCTCGCTCTCGCCGGGGAGCAAGACCACCGTCACCTACACCCGCGCCGGGGCGAGCAAGACGGCCGAGGTGACGCTGGGGACCCTCGGCTCCTGACGGCGCGTCGCAGCCGCCCTCCCGGGGCCGCCCCTCGAACCGGTCCGGTGGCGCGCACCGCGCAAGGGTCGCGCCGCCGGACCGCCGCCGGACCGCCGCCGCTCAGGCGGTCCGGGCCGCCCGGGTGCGCCAGGGGAGCTCCACGGTGGCCGTGGTCGGGCCGCCCTCGGGGCTCTCCACCAGGAAGACGCCGTCCACCGCGCCGATCCGCTCGGCCAGCCCGGCCAGCCCGCCGCCCGGGCGGAAGCCGCCGCCCGGCGCGCTCGCGCCGCCCCGGCCGTCGTCGCTCACCTGGAGCATCAGCCGGTCGGCCGAGCGCCAGACGTCCACCGTGGCCCGGCCGGCCCCCGCGTGCTTGGAGGTGTTGGTGAGCAGCTCGCTGACCGTGAAGTAGGCGATGCCCTCGACCGCGGAGTCCGGGCGTTCCTGCCGGCCGTCCGGGCCGGAGAGGTCCACGTTGACCCGCACCCCGCCGGGGACGGTGCAGCGGGCGGCGACCGAGGAGAGCGCCGCGTCCAGGCCGCGGTCGGTGAGGACCGCGGGGTGGATGCCCCGGGCCAGGTCGCGCAGCTCCTGCAGGGCCAGCTTCACCTCGCCGTGCGCGGCGTCGACCATCTTGGCGGCCGAGGCCTGCTCCTGCGTCAGCTCGGTGTCCAGCAGCTTCTCCTTGGCCAGGCCGAGGTCCATGGCCAGCGCCACCAGCCGCGCCTGGGCGCCGTCGTGCAGGTCGCGCTCGATCCGGCGCAGGTCGGCGGCGGCGGTGTCGACGACGGCGCCGCGGTCCTCCTCCAGCTCGCGGACCCGCACCGAGAGCCCGCTCGGGCAGAGCAGCGCCTCCACGCCCACCCGGTGGGCGGCGGCGAGGTGGCGCACCACCCAGGGCAGCAGCGGCCAGCCGGCGATCAGGAAGACCAGGGTGACGCTGAAGGTGATGATGCCCCAGGGCAGCATCAGCACGCAGTAGAGCACCGAGCGCCAGCTCAGTCCGTCGGTGATCGCGGCCAGCACCCGGCCCGCCGTCCCCGGCCGGGTGACCAGCAGCGGTGCCGGCTCCTCGACCTGGGCGCCCAGGCTGATCCGGGCCCCGGCGCGGGCCCGGGCGCCGAACCAGCGGGCCTGGCGCAGCCCGAGGGCGAGCAGCGGCAGCCCGACCACCGTGACGCTCAGGGCCGCGCCGACGCTGAG
Coding sequences within:
- a CDS encoding sensor histidine kinase translates to MKLSRESRPEARPLYGAQMWQEVRHHLLGLPVGILVFVVTVVTLSVGAALSVTVVGLPLLALGLRQARWFGARARAGARISLGAQVEEPAPLLVTRPGTAGRVLAAITDGLSWRSVLYCVLMLPWGIITFSVTLVFLIAGWPLLPWVVRHLAAAHRVGVEALLCPSGLSVRVRELEEDRGAVVDTAAADLRRIERDLHDGAQARLVALAMDLGLAKEKLLDTELTQEQASAAKMVDAAHGEVKLALQELRDLARGIHPAVLTDRGLDAALSSVAARCTVPGGVRVNVDLSGPDGRQERPDSAVEGIAYFTVSELLTNTSKHAGAGRATVDVWRSADRLMLQVSDDGRGGASAPGGGFRPGGGLAGLAERIGAVDGVFLVESPEGGPTTATVELPWRTRAARTA
- a CDS encoding S1C family serine protease, which encodes MLPGALALCSALALSGCTSGSSSSASAAGSSGATATPSVTNQLQDDYEKVIADVLPSVVQITTGSGLGSGIVYDDKGDIVTNAHVVGSATTFQVSLANSTSQLAATLVGSYPDDDLAVVRLSSPPGGLRPAVFGDSGKVEVGQITLAMGSPLGLSSSVTQGIVSATGRTVTEPQGGGSPGATIGNMVQTSAAINPGNSGGALVNLSGQVIGINTLAAVDPELNGGAATGIGFAIPSATITNIADQLISSGKVTNSGRAALGVTVQPYYGGTYQPAGVAIVSVSAGGPAAAAGLQAGDVITQIGSTQITTVNSLTTALASLSPGSKTTVTYTRAGASKTAEVTLGTLGS
- a CDS encoding PQQ-binding-like beta-propeller repeat protein, giving the protein MDQLTAQDPRRIGPFEVLGRLGAGGMGLVYLARSASGRRVAIKTVRGELAEDELFRVRFAREIAAAKTVGGFYTAAVVEADADARVPWLATAYVPAPSLEDLVGDCGPLPVDAVRWLVAGIAEALQSIHAAGLVHRDLKPSNVLVVEDGPRVIDFGIAAGVSHTRLTMTNVAVGTPAYMSPEQAKDSRSVTGASDVFSLGSLLVFCATGHAPYRGGNPVETVFKLLREQPDLSGLPVELVDLVRACMRPSPEHRPTPAQIQAELAPHLFSRDDAGEEGGDWLPPNALELIERKRRGRNLPGSRGAAAQAVPAGPVAAPAVPPLPPGPPPVPEPYRAARQGQGAPAVPEGHWGPPPARPARPEAVDPRTGALGPLGQAAVAQAAAGQGEQGRSATARLGSGAGAGAGAAAESEAATAKIGAARRHRREPAQEIQLSGASVRIGPGPQAHGVEQERPATGPTPAETDWVRRSGGSTAAPLAGPAQAGAGAAGSSPTGAEQSAQGRWRPWRFRMSNDVWGTPLVADGTLFVSSFEVHALDIASGRRRYKTRDVAWAVAVDAGRLHAADGPHLYTVDVADGTERWRTSLDGWVYSLDAADGVLCCGLRGGGVQVRSSANGAELWRVEDAQQDYENPQSGPALVAGSVYYYGGGRLRCVDARGGLPRWTFPVGEDVPSRPAVRDGLVYVTAGTSVYALDAVSGARRWRFEAPVVLFTPPTLDDAATPSVYVADYLGTLYALDGASGRVRWQGRTASRQGAEPVVLAGRTALIASGETLFAFDTASGRELWRYAARGEIVGAPAAADGLVHLGSRDHSLHTVDLATGRLRWELGTKGELTGSPVAVGGKVFVSSKDRCVYALDAVYGTAVPEQR